The proteins below come from a single Ochotona princeps isolate mOchPri1 chromosome 6, mOchPri1.hap1, whole genome shotgun sequence genomic window:
- the TMEM253 gene encoding transmembrane protein 253 isoform X2, which translates to MVNRAMEAKDGGREQERPSLHLEKLQHWARQRHSGHLLGLAVTQLWLAVAVVPLAVSVACLNSACHMTTALPLWPGASGLLTGIVTLELRRAPRLWKLARLLVLEVSTEVFTLGAVLASAYALFLLSQRKPGCCCGSPSLHYEELHEGLSELEDVPSSDNGPMVHSTGPRTNK; encoded by the exons ATGGTCAACAGAGCCATGGAGGCCAAAGATGGTGGGCGAGAACAGGAACGACCAAGCCTTCATCTGGAAAAACTACAACACTGGGCAAGGCAGAGGCACAGCGGGCACCTCCTGGGACTGGCG GTCACTCAGTTATGGCTAGCAGTAGCTGTCGTGCCCCTGGCTGTCTCAGTCGCCTGCCTGAACTCTGCCTGTCACATGACCACAGCATTACCACTTTGGCCTGGAGCCTCC GGTCTCCTCACTGGGATTGTCACCCTTGAGCTGCGAAGAGCACCCCGCCTCTGGAAG CTGGCCaggctgctggtgctggaggTCAGCACTGAGGTCTTCACCCTCGGGGCTGTGCTGGCCTCAGCATACGCCCTGTTCCTGCTGAGCCAGAGGAAGCCAGGATGCTGCTGCGGCAGCCCCAGTCTGCACTACGAAGAACTGCATGAG GGCCTCTCAGAGTTGGAGGACGTTCCTAGTTCGGACAACGGTCCCATGGTCCACAGCACAGGACCCAGGACAAACAAGTAA
- the TMEM253 gene encoding transmembrane protein 253 isoform X1 produces MVNRAMEAKDGGREQERPSLHLEKLQHWARQRHSGHLLGLAVTQLWLAVAVVPLAVSVACLNSACHMTTALPLWPGASGLLTGIVTLELRRAPRLWKVRTMMVFNLFNLILGFIVLVVEVIKTALEPATTVPSQLARLLVLEVSTEVFTLGAVLASAYALFLLSQRKPGCCCGSPSLHYEELHEGLSELEDVPSSDNGPMVHSTGPRTNK; encoded by the exons ATGGTCAACAGAGCCATGGAGGCCAAAGATGGTGGGCGAGAACAGGAACGACCAAGCCTTCATCTGGAAAAACTACAACACTGGGCAAGGCAGAGGCACAGCGGGCACCTCCTGGGACTGGCG GTCACTCAGTTATGGCTAGCAGTAGCTGTCGTGCCCCTGGCTGTCTCAGTCGCCTGCCTGAACTCTGCCTGTCACATGACCACAGCATTACCACTTTGGCCTGGAGCCTCC GGTCTCCTCACTGGGATTGTCACCCTTGAGCTGCGAAGAGCACCCCGCCTCTGGAAG GTGCGCACTATGATGGTATTCAACCTGTTCAACCTCATCTTGGGCTTCATTGTGCTGGTGGTGGAGGTGATAAAGACAGCCTTGGAGCCGGCCACAACTGTCCCTTCCCAG CTGGCCaggctgctggtgctggaggTCAGCACTGAGGTCTTCACCCTCGGGGCTGTGCTGGCCTCAGCATACGCCCTGTTCCTGCTGAGCCAGAGGAAGCCAGGATGCTGCTGCGGCAGCCCCAGTCTGCACTACGAAGAACTGCATGAG GGCCTCTCAGAGTTGGAGGACGTTCCTAGTTCGGACAACGGTCCCATGGTCCACAGCACAGGACCCAGGACAAACAAGTAA